The Aminipila terrae nucleotide sequence CTTCCAGTAATACTTCATTACATTTAAGCAGAGTATCCACTGAAAGGCAATGGAAATCAATTCCTTCCATGATTAAATTCTCACCAAATGCACCTTCCGTAATCACTGCACCTTTACTTTTAAACTCCTGAATGACTTCATGTGACAGAAGGCTGACCTGCCTGTGCCATTTTCCTGCATGGGCATCACCGTTTATACCATAATCTTTTATAAATTCTCCAACATGTACATTTTTCTTCTGTGTACCCTTTTCTTCGCTAATGCACACTGCAAGTATTTTTCCCATAAGACCTCCCTGATTTATCCACCAATCTGTGACATTGTTACCTGCCCAATCTTTCCATCTTCATTATCACTTTTAAATTTATGGCCTGCAGGTTTATCATAGATATTCTGCCAGATTGCCTGTTCCAAAGCCATGTTACCGTTGCTTTTCCTTAAAATATTTTTCAGGTCGAGATTTTCAGCATAGTATAGACAGGTTTTTAAGCAACCATCTGAAGTGACCCTGACTCTGTTACAATTTCCACAAAACTGATGGGATAAAGCACTGATAAAGCCAATTTTTCCTTTAAATCCCTTTATGGAATAATAATGGGCTGGTCCATTTCCATACATAGTCTCTGTTAATTGCAGCGTTCCATAAGTCTTTTCCAATAATTTCATTATCTTATCTTCACTCCAGCTAGTAAAGTTCTTTCCGGGCCCAATAGGCATCATTTCAATAAATCGGACATTTAACCTGGAATCTTTTGCAAGAGCTGCCATGTTTATAATATCACACGAATCCATCAGTTCTGACGGAACACAATTTATTTTTACATTAAGATGCTCATATGCTAACGCTTGTTCTACAGATTCAAGAACTTTTTCCAAAGCATCTTTACTTGTAATTTTTCTATAAATCTCCCCATTTAAAGTATCCAGACTAA carries:
- the moaA gene encoding GTP 3',8-cyclase MoaA codes for the protein MFDYSKRKIDYVRISVTDKCNLRCVYCIPDEGVEQLHSQDILTDEEIIRLCQSFISLGINNIKITGGEPLLRKDVTGLIEQIKRLQGIQRVTLTTNGVKLKEYLPDLIKAGLDGINISLDTLNGEIYRKITSKDALEKVLESVEQALAYEHLNVKINCVPSELMDSCDIINMAALAKDSRLNVRFIEMMPIGPGKNFTSWSEDKIMKLLEKTYGTLQLTETMYGNGPAHYYSIKGFKGKIGFISALSHQFCGNCNRVRVTSDGCLKTCLYYAENLDLKNILRKSNGNMALEQAIWQNIYDKPAGHKFKSDNEDGKIGQVTMSQIGG